The following coding sequences are from one Mus pahari chromosome X, PAHARI_EIJ_v1.1, whole genome shotgun sequence window:
- the LOC110314430 gene encoding uncharacterized protein CXorf49 homolog, which translates to MMKGRGDERGLSSYASRAADMSSSGKAAVPAACDAEDTPLTGDANSQRQVSGPEAGLGQEGRERSGDPVISPGVAEGPSILQGPLEIGEGEASLPGPESSELGSGPKLEAAEDRGSVLRDPEVRITSPVDEEEVDMDFLPQLSIEAMTVTRELTNLQLRKPCRYPSPRTCAAELAALWGNIDEDSNRGALSLSSVRGKQGFEGALYPRGLRPGRAWGTPRRRTIGGMVSNEGVQYPSANTVSSDEFSDTHVMKVNVGLKEGDQARSSGLTELDNIARFTNVRGRGNFVHIPPSVLSSATWGVSSGMERQASGERESSLAKKKSNMVWGKEGSRPRHQEATSAAAPASAFTASGALPKTSPPKKQAQEKTSSSDVSRGHQGRNLPPWGQRLKSAPVGPTTLPPISGVALLGKASKCSLPSGPKESKTICTGKKFPAKKTREPQAGPKEHNNSPRDPGLQAQVPPQRAEQPSVCMYRGEMSSGDSNTRAPQVPASPQFFSLSQRCARPRAPPAPAGELDQLMGPIFPNEENQQVIQGTPGCAQIT; encoded by the exons ATGATGAAGGGCCGTGGTGATGAGCGGGGACTCTCTTCCTATGCATCCCGTGCTGCCGACATGAGCTCTTCGGGTAAGGCAGCAGTCCCCGCAGCCTGTGACGCCGAGGACACCCCTCTTACCGGTGATGCGAACTCCCAGCGTCAGGTGTCCGGTCCTGAAGCTGGTTTGGGCCAGGAGGGCAGGGAGCGGTCAGGGGACCCCGTGATCAGCCCCGGAGTCGCAGAGGGTCCGAGCATCCTCCAAGGGCCTTTGGAGATCGGAGAGGGTGAGGCCAGCCTCCCGGGCCCTGAGAGCAGTGAGTTAGGGTCTGGGCCTAAGTTGGAAGcagcagaggacagaggcagcGTGCTTAGGGATCCGGAAGTCCGCATCACTTCTCCCGTAGACGAAGAAGAGGTCGACATGGATTTCTTGCCTCAGCTCAGTATTGAGGCTATGACTGTCACGCGAGAGCTGACCAACCTACAGCTCCGAAAACCCTGCAGGTACCCGTCCCCACGAACTTGTGCGGCTGAACTGGCTGCCCTCTGGGGAAACATAGATGAAGACTCCAACAGAGGGGCACTGTCCCTGAGCTCTGTGAGAGGGAAACAGGGCTTTGAAGGTGCACTGTACCCCAGAGGCCTGAGGCCAGGCAGAGCCTGGGGGACCCCAAGAAGACGCACCATAGGTGGGATGGTGAGCAATGAAGGTGTCCAATATCCCTCCGCAAACACTGTGTCTTCTGACGAATTCAGTGACACTCACGTGATGAAAGTAAACGTTGGCCTCAAAGAAGGAGACCAGGCCAGGTCCAGTGGCCTCACCGAGTTGGATAACATAGCCAGATTCACAAATGTCCGTGGCAGAGGAAATTTTGTCCATATTCCCCCTTCTGTACTGTCAAGTGCTACCTGGGGAGTCAGCTCAGGCATGGAAAGGCAGGCTTCAGGAGAACGGGAAAGCTCTTTGGCTAAGAAAAAGTCAAATATGGTCTGGGGCAAAGAAGGGAGCAGGCCCAGGCACCAAGAAGCGacttctgctgctgctcctgcctcagcttttacAGCTTCAGGTGCCCTGCCCAAGACCAGTCCCCCAAAAAAGCAAGCCCAAGAGAAGACCTCCTCGTCAGATGTCTCAAGAGGACATCAGGGGAGAAACTTGCCACCATGGGGACAGAGACTCAAGTCAGCACCTGTGGGGCCAACGACCCTACCCCCAATCTCAGGGGTTGCTCTGCTAGGGAAGGCAAGTAAATGCTCACTGCCTTCAGGGCCCAAAGAGAGCAAGACCATCTGCACTGGGAAGAAATTCCCAGCAAAGAAGACAAGGGAACCACAGGCAGGTCCCAAAGAACACAATAACTCCCCGAGAGATCCTGGCCTGCAGGCTCAA gtTCCACCACAGAGGGCAGAGCAGCCTTCCGTGTGCATGTATCGTGGAGAAATGAGCAGTGGAGACTCCAACACCAGAGCCCCGCAAGTTCCAGCAAGCCCGCAGTTCTTCTCCTTGAGCCAGAGATGTGCCAGACCCAGAGCACCACCTGCACCTGCTG gtgaacTGGATCAACTTATGGGTCCCATATTCCCTAATGAAGAAAATCAGCAAGTAATACAAGGAACACCAGGTTGTGCACAG ATAACTTAA